gcagatgacattgatgATGACAAATGTTCAAGCtactccacccttcctccagactctaggaccttggtttccaaatgaaatccaAAACTTGCTCTCTTCTGAAAAGTAGACTTTGGACCACTAGGCAACGGATTTCTTCCACAAATAGGCTATATATCATTaccattgtaaaaaatataaacgGTAACAGATTCTTTTCTCCGATTATGGCATCCTCCATTCACCGTTTGTTGACATGTGTTAATGCCACGTATAAAGACTTTGCTGTTGGCCACTTCAAAGTTCCTGCTGCCGTTGTGTGAATGCAACCAAGAAAACATCCACAGGGAGAAACTGGTTCTCTAGGAACCACACTGCTGGCTAGTTCCTAGAACTAGCTGGTGCGAAAGCCCCTAATAACAGGGTCTTCAGTAATGAAGGGAGTACAATCACACTCATATAGACACTCTTATAGagtgaagatgaaaaaaaaatgacgtATTCTCTCTGTGCCCTTTTATACTAAAGTCGTGCTGATTGTGATGTCCAATGTTGTTGTCGTGTTTACACATGTGCTTCAGACACAGCtgaaggtgttccccatagtgaccgCTCGAGGATGCATTTTAAAATCCCTCAGAAGGGAGGTGATTTCATCAACATAAATGCAGGTTCAGAAAAGCACAGAAACACATATTCACTCAGCAGGAATCACACACTAACCTTACTGTCTATATGAGGATTTATTACACACTTTAATTctgtgttaaaatgttttttcactGACAGAAGTTCAGCTGCAGTATTAATGTTTAGAAGAGACCTAACAACATCTCACTGTAACTGACTTATCAAGCAGCTCAATGGATTATGGGTAGAATCTCGTCCATCtattctgattcatcaacacagtttcactgacGATCCAGGACAAACATAAATcccaggatagagcggctgagtgaatgtggtctggactgtgtggatgaggctcattgtgtccGAGATGCTGTAGTATGACAGTATTCCTGCACTGTGATCCACATAAACTCCTATTCTACTGCTGATGGGTCTCACAGGGAGACCAGTTTCTATCTTATTGTGACAGAATGAGTATTTAGAGGGAAAACATGACAAACTCCACGACTGATCATTACGTCCAAACAAACACTCATCACCCGATCGCTCCCTTtcgatgctcttatatgacactgatataaatACACTAAATCCACTCCACTGCAGCTCCCAGTAACTGCGtccacacatactctctctgCACAACACCTGGCACAAAAtctcaaatctgtctggatgctCAGGATACAGCTGGACTGTGCAAGTATGAGTAATCACTCTGTTGCTCTCAGACAGACGAAGGTTTTTATTCACGgtgttcagatccagagtgagATGATGGGAATCTGAaggagataaaacacatcagaatcaggaattatgaatctgtttgatctTTTCATGTGGTAGACCTCAGTTCAGTATATCATCAATGTCTCAGTACAGATAAACAGATATATCATTTACATCATCAATTACAAAAAGTCTTCTTTATCTTTCTACAGGAAGAGCATGGACATGCAGTGAGATTTTCTGCTTGTGGTTcttacattgtaggaagtcgTTCCTGGTCCTGGGAACAATGCTGATGAATGTGACTGTGTAAATGAACAGACATTATGAGTGTGATTCTCATATCAAGAGAAAATAATCCCATCAATTCCTAAGACATTTCTAGTTTAATGATCTCCATTATGTGAGAATGTactggtttctgagagcagattAATCTTcaggactttacctctgtctgagatctttTTGAGCTGCTCCATGCAGAAATTTGCCAAGACAAAATTCAAaggcatatattttgaaaaatgtctgctTTTTACAGAGCCCAAATCATTATAACACAAGAATACTTTAATTTAGTTATCAGTGTGATCTGGAGTCTGTATGCATAGGCTGATCAATGGTTGCTCTGTTCATCATACATTGATATCACTTCAGTAGACTGGATTACTTTGCGTAAACAATTGTATTATATGTCAGtctaattatgttttttaaaccaCTTCTTATATAATGTCTTAATatcctatatatattttataatgtcctatatgtggccctggaccacaaaaaccagtcataagtagggAATGAGGATATATTTGTAGCACTAGACAAAAATACCTtgtataggtatatatatatattgattagtaatatgcactgctaaggacttactttggacaactttatAAGTGGTTTTCTCATTACTTAGAGTctttttgcaccctcatattcccGATTTTCtaatcaaatattgtcctatcctaacaaaccacatatcagtggaaagcttatttattttccaaatttaaaataaaaatgtaccctttgactgttttttgtgttttgtcctGCAATTGTTgcttgcatttttactttctctgcAAAATACCCAAGGAGTCCATATGACTACAATAAGAAGAAAACCAGACAGAGATCAGTATTTACCTTTGATCGGTTTTAATTTGGCTCCAACAGGGGCAGGATCCTCAATACTGATATCAGCCTGAGCTGTGAGAGAGAGAACCATTTCAGAATTAAAGTATAGTGACATTAAACCACACAAGCACATCAAAAGCTTCAGCTCATAGccaacattacatttattctcGAAACGTTCATTCTGTCAAACACCAATTATAGAAAGGattatatttgataaattaaaaggaccttttataatttgaaaaatctattctttagtttaaatttatttgtattttcatggcACAGTTAAATTTCAGTTTCACTGTAACATGTTACCTTGCTTGAGATTCTTCTCTAACTCTTCAGCCACATGGTTCTGGTTCATCTTCCTCAGGATGTCCACCGAGATCTTCACAGCTTCTTCTGGTCCAAAACGCTTTGTCATCAGATCCACTGTGTCAGGTGCATCTGCCTTCTCCAGATCAGTGGCTGAAAAACTGTAATGATTCTTTAAGCGCCATTTAAACCTCTTCAGTTGATCTGTGCCTAGATCATCCACCGCAGCCAGAAGCTGCTCTGAAATAGATGCCATCACCCTTTGGCTCTGATTCACAGATGCCATCACTTTTCATTGATTCATCCCTACAGGAcaaactgctgaaaaaaaagagaaaaaaaaaatccttcaggaGGGTTCGTTCaaccaaacatgaaaattctgtcaataattacttaCCTGGATGTCATTCCAGATGCCAGATGCCATTCCAAGGCCCAGAAAGGACATCAATGAAATAGTCCAtccatgtgatatcagtggttcaaccataacttTATGACTCTACAAGGATATACTTTTTGAACGCAaagaaaaccatttattttttatttttaatgtggcaCTAATATGCCATTGTATAAAACCACTGATTGTATTTCACAGGCTCGCCTGCCCATCCAGTTCTGATGGTTAATGGTAAACGAACTTGACTTGCTCTCTTTAATGGAGGCTCAAACACGAGGCTCGACTTGAGCAACAAGTTCAACCCCCCATTACGGTACTACACAGagggagaaaaactgaaatacagGAGGAAATGGGAAGGTGGAAGGATGCCTGAACAACTGACCCTGGAACGGTGCTATGAGAGCTGCTTATGTTGGCTCGTAATGATGACAGACAGGAATGATTGATCAGGCTCCTCCCAAACTTACGTTTGGAACTTAATATTCTGTCTAGATAAGAAGTCACTAGCATCCCTTTTAAACAGCTTGTCAAAATGTGGTGGGTGTGGTTTTACTATGGTGGGCATAACTCCATTCAGACTTTTGTCACCACTGAGTGAGGACCCTGCTTATTGCAGGCACTGCTTAATATACTCAGCTCTTTTACTTCTCTTACCAAACAAAACTTGTTCAgcaacaaactttatttttttattgaaatgttacaAGATGTTAACAACTGCCTTATGCTATTGTTTAGATATTTCACCCATTACTCTCTCACACGCATGCATCGTGGTACTGTCGAGAATGCCTATAGAAGACGGACACAGAAGAAATTAAATTTTGAAGAAAGtcattcttttgttttctttgcacacaaaaggtattcttatattttaataaaattaaggttcaaccactgatgtcacatggattatttttacTAATGTTCTTACAACCTtcctgggccttgaacgtggtatAGTTGCTATCTAtgcaaggtcagaaagctctcaaagttcatcaaaaatatctagtgttccaaagatgaacaaagctcttTCGGGTTTAGAATGTCACAAGGGTGAGAAATTAACAAcagaatttataattttttttaggtgaactatccctttaatga
This DNA window, taken from Carassius auratus strain Wakin unplaced genomic scaffold, ASM336829v1 scaf_tig00008094, whole genome shotgun sequence, encodes the following:
- the LOC113071773 gene encoding tripartite motif-containing protein 16-like — its product is MASVNQSQRVMASISEQLLAAVDDLGTDQLKRFKWRLKNHYSFSATDLEKADAPDTVDLMTKRFGPEEAVKISVDILRKMNQNHVAEELEKNLKQAQADISIEDPAPVGAKLKPIKVTFISIVPRTRNDFLQYSHHLTLDLNTVNKNLRLSESNRVITHTCTVQLYPEHPDRFEILCQVLCRESMCGRSYWELQWSGFSVFISVSYKSIERERSGDECLFGRNDQSWSLSCFPSKYSFCHNKIETGLPVRPISSRIGVYVDHSAGILSYYSISDTMSLIHTVQTTFTQPLYPGIYVCPGSSVKLC